Proteins found in one Aneurinibacillus uraniidurans genomic segment:
- the bluB gene encoding 5,6-dimethylbenzimidazole synthase, whose protein sequence is MFTEKERDAIYKVIQTRRDVRTFRPDPLPADAVERILEAAHHGPSVGFMQPWNFILVTADEIKAKLAWAADKERRALAIHYEGERSEKFMSLKIEGLKEAPLTICVTCDPTRGGSHVLGRNSIPETDIMSASCAIQNMWLASCAEGIALGWVSFYKKNDVRDILGIPPHIEPIALLSLGYTDHYPTAPILETEKWERRRALDDLIYREKWGGK, encoded by the coding sequence ATGTTTACAGAGAAAGAGCGGGACGCGATTTATAAGGTCATTCAGACACGCAGGGACGTGCGAACATTTCGCCCAGACCCACTGCCAGCCGATGCGGTGGAACGTATTCTGGAAGCAGCGCATCACGGTCCGTCAGTCGGGTTTATGCAGCCGTGGAATTTTATTCTCGTGACAGCGGATGAGATAAAAGCAAAGCTGGCATGGGCAGCCGATAAGGAACGACGGGCGCTTGCGATTCATTATGAAGGAGAGCGGTCGGAAAAATTCATGAGTTTAAAAATCGAGGGCTTAAAAGAAGCGCCGCTTACGATTTGTGTGACGTGTGACCCGACACGGGGTGGTTCACATGTGCTCGGTCGTAATTCCATTCCGGAAACGGATATTATGTCTGCTTCGTGTGCAATTCAGAACATGTGGCTTGCTTCCTGTGCAGAAGGAATTGCCCTGGGCTGGGTCAGCTTCTATAAGAAAAATGATGTACGGGACATCCTCGGTATTCCGCCACATATCGAGCCAATTGCCCTGTTGTCACTCGGATACACCGATCATTACCCAACAGCTCCGATTTTAGAGACAGAGAAGTGGGAGCGGCGGCGGGCGCTGGATGACTTAATTTATCGTGAGAAATGGGGCGGGAAATAA
- a CDS encoding histidine phosphatase family protein, which translates to MRWIWMRHGETKENRERCYLGHYDAPLSARGRQQVEAAAELLAGQTITRIYTSDLLRCVETAVGIAAARGVVPIHTSGLRELDFGEWDCKTYDEIMNDDPERVKSWYNNPYITAPPNGETLLMLGDRVDRFLCTLSLDMQADETALLVSHGGPIRWFQATWMTDQAAPFWQMPGVEPAGFFAVSYNGERWIVENL; encoded by the coding sequence ATGAGGTGGATCTGGATGCGGCACGGTGAGACCAAGGAGAATCGCGAGCGCTGTTATCTCGGGCATTACGATGCGCCCCTTTCTGCTCGTGGCCGACAGCAGGTGGAAGCAGCGGCGGAACTTCTTGCTGGACAAACCATCACTCGTATATATACAAGTGATTTGCTGCGCTGTGTAGAGACGGCAGTGGGTATAGCTGCTGCCAGGGGAGTTGTTCCTATCCATACAAGCGGGCTGCGTGAGTTGGACTTTGGCGAGTGGGATTGTAAGACATACGACGAAATTATGAACGATGACCCTGAACGAGTAAAAAGCTGGTATAATAACCCGTACATAACAGCTCCTCCTAATGGTGAGACACTCTTGATGCTTGGTGATCGTGTCGATCGCTTTCTGTGTACGCTGTCGCTAGATATGCAAGCAGATGAGACGGCTTTACTTGTTAGTCACGGCGGTCCCATTCGCTGGTTTCAGGCAACATGGATGACGGATCAGGCTGCACCATTCTGGCAGATGCCGGGTGTTGAGCCAGCCGGTTTTTTCGCCGTGAGCTATAACGGAGAGCGTTGGATAGTAGAGAACCTATAG
- the cbiB gene encoding adenosylcobinamide-phosphate synthase CbiB, which translates to MERAFVLLAAYIIDLVVGDPRWLTHPVVYMGRAIKWLENNIRHAFPKEEQLRRAGIFLPILLVGGSFLFVWLLLKALALIHPWLAFVVEAWLISTTIATKGLAQAGREIYQLLQQGDLEGARRALSMVVGRDTQFLNEREVSRGAVETVAENIVDAILSPLFYAALGGAPLAMAYRAANTLDSMVGYKNDKYRNLGWASARFDDLANYIPARLAAIVLTGVSWIMRYNSRGCRDMIRRDARLHPSPNSGFTEAGVAGALEIQLGGLNYYQGIPSKRAKLGDPVRPIEPEDIRRTISLMHGTAFFFLLFSLLAVLFVSLLT; encoded by the coding sequence ATGGAGCGGGCTTTTGTGTTACTAGCCGCTTATATCATTGACCTTGTAGTCGGTGATCCGCGTTGGCTCACGCATCCAGTTGTCTATATGGGACGTGCGATCAAGTGGTTAGAGAACAACATCCGGCATGCTTTTCCAAAGGAGGAGCAATTGAGGCGGGCGGGAATCTTTTTGCCGATCCTGCTTGTTGGGGGAAGCTTTCTCTTCGTATGGTTGTTGTTGAAAGCGTTGGCACTCATTCATCCATGGCTGGCATTCGTAGTAGAAGCCTGGCTCATCTCAACGACCATTGCGACAAAAGGGCTGGCGCAGGCGGGCAGAGAGATTTACCAGCTATTGCAGCAGGGAGATCTGGAAGGTGCGCGTCGGGCACTTTCGATGGTTGTCGGACGAGACACGCAGTTTTTGAATGAGCGGGAAGTATCGCGTGGTGCAGTGGAGACAGTAGCAGAGAATATCGTCGATGCGATTCTGTCGCCGTTATTTTATGCAGCACTTGGCGGTGCTCCACTCGCGATGGCATATCGCGCTGCTAATACGCTTGATTCGATGGTCGGCTACAAAAATGATAAATATCGGAACCTTGGTTGGGCGTCAGCCCGGTTTGATGACTTAGCCAACTACATTCCGGCCCGGCTGGCGGCGATTGTGCTGACTGGGGTCAGTTGGATCATGCGGTATAATTCGCGCGGCTGCCGGGATATGATTCGGCGTGATGCACGTCTGCACCCGAGCCCGAACAGCGGATTTACGGAGGCGGGCGTAGCCGGGGCGCTGGAGATTCAGCTTGGTGGCTTGAATTATTATCAGGGCATTCCCTCTAAGCGAGCGAAGCTTGGTGATCCAGTACGACCAATCGAGCCAGAGGATATTCGGCGTACGATTAGCCTGATGCACGGCACTGCATTTTTCTTTCTACTATTTAGTCTGCTTGCTGTACTGTTTGTTTCACTTCTTACATAA
- a CDS encoding kinase — protein sequence MKAATGTACHTFGELLQGQYDGVPFLVSLPIQSYVRATFYPGGAGELITSPRKIKVRRILRRLMNEYEIPFEGTLLLEQSLPEGKGFATSTADMVAACRAVSKAYRLHLLPHHISSLLVQVEPTDGIMYDEIVAYRHHQGEVIASLGQLPPLRIIGADRGGRIDTVSFNRQAQPYTVQEEKEYEKLLVMLQEACRSGDSELIGYVATKSADLHQKRLSHPDFERMKEMCREIGGLGVTIAHSGTLAGILLDASSSDYIEQEKKLCERMKGWHRPLYKFSVARSQKGIHV from the coding sequence ATGAAAGCTGCAACAGGGACTGCTTGCCATACATTTGGCGAATTACTGCAGGGGCAGTATGATGGCGTGCCGTTCCTCGTTTCCCTGCCGATTCAAAGCTATGTCAGGGCGACGTTTTATCCCGGAGGAGCGGGGGAACTCATCACATCCCCTCGCAAAATTAAAGTGCGCCGCATTCTGCGGCGGCTGATGAATGAATATGAGATTCCATTCGAAGGGACATTGCTGCTCGAGCAGTCGCTTCCTGAAGGAAAAGGATTTGCCACGAGTACAGCAGATATGGTTGCGGCTTGCCGTGCTGTATCAAAGGCGTATCGGCTTCATCTGCTGCCGCATCATATTTCGTCGCTTCTTGTACAGGTCGAGCCGACAGATGGCATTATGTATGATGAGATTGTGGCGTACCGCCATCATCAAGGAGAGGTAATCGCTTCGCTCGGTCAATTGCCACCGCTTCGGATCATTGGCGCAGATCGGGGAGGAAGAATTGACACCGTGTCATTCAATCGACAGGCACAGCCTTATACGGTACAAGAAGAAAAGGAGTATGAAAAACTGCTTGTAATGCTTCAGGAAGCATGTCGTTCGGGAGACAGCGAGCTGATTGGTTATGTGGCAACCAAAAGTGCAGATCTGCATCAGAAGCGATTGTCACACCCTGATTTTGAGCGGATGAAAGAGATGTGCCGCGAAATTGGGGGGCTTGGTGTGACGATTGCTCACAGTGGAACACTGGCCGGAATCTTACTTGATGCGTCTTCATCTGATTACATCGAGCAGGAGAAAAAATTGTGCGAGCGAATGAAGGGATGGCATCGGCCTCTGTATAAGTTTTCCGTCGCAAGAAGTCAGAAAGGGATACACGTATGA
- the cobU gene encoding bifunctional adenosylcobinamide kinase/adenosylcobinamide-phosphate guanylyltransferase: MSIIMVTGGVRSGKSAFAEQLAGENGTSVLYIATGVNTDIEMEERIALHRARRPEAWGLLETPLDIVGPAGEYENYETVLFDCVSTWITNQLLAVPEEEWRAEVHTRNIIAQADAWLERLRTYKGCAIIVSSETGLGGVAMSRLGRWFQDVLGTVNQRIATQADEVYAVLSGIPLCLKGERR, encoded by the coding sequence ATGAGCATCATCATGGTAACCGGTGGGGTGCGCTCTGGCAAGAGTGCGTTTGCGGAACAACTGGCAGGTGAGAATGGTACATCCGTACTCTATATTGCCACGGGCGTAAATACCGATATAGAAATGGAAGAGCGGATTGCTCTACATCGTGCACGCCGCCCGGAAGCGTGGGGGCTGCTGGAAACACCGCTGGATATTGTAGGTCCAGCAGGGGAGTATGAGAATTACGAGACCGTTTTATTTGATTGCGTATCGACGTGGATAACGAATCAACTGCTGGCTGTTCCAGAAGAAGAATGGCGAGCTGAGGTGCATACACGCAATATTATCGCACAGGCAGACGCATGGCTTGAGAGGCTGCGTACTTATAAGGGATGCGCCATCATTGTATCAAGTGAAACGGGACTTGGCGGGGTGGCGATGTCGCGACTTGGACGTTGGTTTCAAGATGTACTTGGCACAGTGAATCAACGAATTGCGACTCAAGCAGACGAGGTATATGCTGTGCTGTCTGGCATTCCGCTTTGCCTTAAGGGGGAGCGGAGATGA
- the cobS gene encoding adenosylcobinamide-GDP ribazoletransferase, producing MNALFHAIAFLTRLPVPRLSAETKDWERSPAFYPVVGLLLGLLLAAWSWLMQQVFPASLAAVLTLTFWVFITGGLHLDGWMDLADGLGSWRDREKIFAIMKDSRVGAMGVIAAILLFMVKGVALYEIASSGWITMLVLPPLLARTMLVAAIWFWPYVTEKGLGSGLRSGLTRTIVAVGLCGTAAAIISVYQLRGLFVVGLSVVLAVLFTQRIHRRLGGLTGDCYGALVEWTEACALIAIVAAGRFV from the coding sequence ATGAATGCATTGTTTCATGCGATCGCGTTTTTGACCCGGTTGCCAGTTCCACGCTTGAGTGCGGAGACGAAGGACTGGGAACGAAGCCCGGCCTTTTATCCGGTGGTCGGCTTGCTGCTTGGTCTTCTGCTAGCAGCTTGGAGCTGGTTGATGCAGCAGGTTTTCCCTGCCTCTCTTGCAGCTGTCTTGACCCTTACCTTCTGGGTTTTTATCACAGGGGGGCTGCATTTGGATGGCTGGATGGACTTAGCGGATGGGCTTGGTAGCTGGCGTGACCGGGAAAAAATATTTGCGATTATGAAAGATAGCCGGGTTGGTGCGATGGGTGTGATTGCTGCCATTTTGCTATTTATGGTGAAGGGGGTAGCATTGTATGAGATTGCTTCATCCGGCTGGATTACGATGCTTGTGCTGCCGCCACTTCTTGCCCGGACGATGCTTGTTGCGGCGATTTGGTTCTGGCCATATGTAACGGAGAAGGGATTGGGGAGCGGACTTCGTAGCGGGCTTACCCGAACGATTGTGGCAGTAGGACTGTGTGGAACGGCAGCGGCTATCATTAGTGTATATCAACTGCGTGGTCTGTTTGTTGTAGGTTTGTCTGTTGTACTGGCGGTACTATTCACACAGCGTATTCATCGGAGGCTAGGTGGATTAACAGGAGATTGTTATGGAGCACTCGTGGAGTGGACAGAAGCGTGTGCCCTTATTGCGATCGTCGCTGCAGGGAGGTTCGTATGA
- a CDS encoding precorrin-2 dehydrogenase/sirohydrochlorin ferrochelatase family protein produces the protein MAERSYPALLRIEGMNCAVVGGGHVAFRKVNSLLDAGACVTVISPLLTDELAEYASNNTVIWKKKRFEADDLIDAVLVIAATDQPDVNVAVREAIRPGQWIAVADRPDLSTFIVPAQVRRGRLLLTVSTEGASPGLSRRIARELAAQYDETYDIYTEWLADSRKIVLEQIDHPAARRSIFAGLLTDEFWTIASNNDRSTWDVELKKLMRKAERIE, from the coding sequence TGTGCTGTTGTCGGTGGTGGACATGTGGCTTTTCGCAAAGTAAATAGCCTACTTGACGCCGGGGCGTGTGTAACGGTGATTAGCCCGTTGCTTACAGATGAGCTGGCTGAGTATGCATCGAACAATACAGTTATATGGAAGAAAAAACGATTTGAGGCCGATGATTTGATCGATGCTGTACTTGTCATTGCAGCGACTGATCAGCCCGATGTGAATGTAGCAGTACGGGAAGCCATTCGGCCTGGGCAGTGGATTGCGGTAGCAGATCGCCCGGATTTGAGTACTTTTATTGTACCGGCGCAAGTGCGGCGCGGGCGCCTTCTGCTTACCGTATCAACAGAAGGGGCGAGTCCTGGACTGTCCCGACGCATTGCTCGTGAATTAGCTGCACAGTACGATGAAACGTATGACATATACACGGAATGGCTGGCGGATAGCCGGAAGATTGTGCTGGAACAGATTGATCATCCTGCAGCACGACGGAGTATATTCGCTGGGCTTTTGACGGATGAATTCTGGACGATTGCGTCTAACAATGATCGTTCGACATGGGATGTGGAACTGAAAAAGCTTATGCGTAAGGCGGAGCGTATCGAGTAG
- a CDS encoding DUF4230 domain-containing protein, with product MNSKEEIIRQVREMGSENRKATVYHLPYGEVESESVQEPVPPKSKKKMWLLRVPGMRMWKKVRGFLVAMVVGGLFVAGGMVMGDKWFSTPMNSQTVVEEVRELSYLTTAEAVVTTTLTGEDAYKFYNMELPGTKRVVHMDVPAKLLAGINMKQVTENNISIDQASKQITILLPHASFLQEPNIDMDKVKLFSESGMFRRDLSPEEQQELLVEARSKLEQEAAESGVLQTAEDRAVRVLQQIYKPVGYRVNVAFQ from the coding sequence GTGAACAGCAAAGAAGAAATCATTCGCCAGGTGAGAGAAATGGGGAGCGAGAATAGGAAGGCAACAGTCTATCACTTGCCATACGGGGAGGTCGAATCAGAATCTGTCCAAGAGCCAGTTCCTCCAAAGTCAAAAAAGAAAATGTGGCTGCTGCGTGTTCCAGGGATGCGCATGTGGAAAAAAGTACGCGGCTTTCTAGTAGCAATGGTAGTCGGAGGATTGTTTGTGGCAGGCGGTATGGTGATGGGTGATAAATGGTTTAGTACGCCTATGAACAGTCAGACCGTGGTCGAAGAGGTACGAGAGCTTTCGTATTTGACGACGGCAGAAGCAGTGGTCACCACTACTCTTACAGGTGAAGATGCCTACAAGTTTTATAATATGGAGCTTCCAGGCACAAAGCGGGTCGTACATATGGATGTTCCAGCTAAATTGCTTGCTGGCATTAACATGAAGCAGGTAACAGAAAATAATATATCCATTGATCAGGCAAGCAAGCAGATTACCATCCTTCTGCCGCATGCCAGTTTTTTGCAGGAGCCAAACATCGACATGGATAAAGTAAAGCTGTTTTCAGAATCAGGCATGTTCCGCCGAGATTTATCACCTGAGGAGCAGCAAGAATTGCTTGTAGAGGCACGCAGTAAGCTGGAGCAGGAAGCAGCTGAAAGTGGTGTGCTTCAGACAGCGGAAGATCGGGCGGTGCGGGTATTACAGCAGATTTATAAGCCGGTTGGTTATCGTGTGAACGTGGCCTTTCAGTAA
- the cobO gene encoding cob(I)yrinic acid a,c-diamide adenosyltransferase, translating to MEKPDQKRGLTLVYTGDGKGKTTAALGLAVRAAGRGKRVLVIQFIKSPERTYGEKIVFDKIGIEIHQKGSGFTWLKTPEEHRSALTEAWAFTKEKVMSGEYDVVILDELNNALAIQTFPIDDVLPLGEVLELVANRPYGMHLIITGRSAQPEIVEAADLVTEMKPVKHYYEEGIPAVLGIEF from the coding sequence ATGGAGAAGCCAGACCAAAAACGTGGACTGACACTTGTATATACAGGTGATGGAAAAGGGAAAACAACCGCAGCGTTAGGGCTTGCCGTCCGGGCTGCTGGGCGTGGGAAGCGTGTGCTGGTTATTCAGTTCATCAAGTCTCCTGAGCGGACATATGGAGAGAAAATCGTATTCGATAAAATCGGAATTGAAATTCACCAGAAAGGTAGTGGGTTCACGTGGCTGAAAACGCCAGAAGAACATCGCAGTGCGTTGACAGAAGCGTGGGCGTTTACCAAAGAGAAGGTGATGAGTGGCGAGTACGATGTGGTCATTCTCGACGAGTTAAATAACGCGCTTGCGATTCAGACATTTCCCATTGATGATGTGCTGCCACTCGGTGAAGTACTGGAGCTGGTTGCGAATCGTCCGTACGGCATGCATCTCATTATTACTGGTAGAAGCGCACAACCGGAGATCGTGGAAGCAGCCGATCTTGTTACAGAGATGAAGCCGGTGAAGCATTATTATGAAGAAGGTATTCCGGCTGTGCTAGGGATTGAGTTTTAA
- the cls gene encoding cardiolipin synthase: MIWNFSSPVLELATASGHPATSFWGIIEPYFTFLFSLSVFLIAFLIVLENRNPSRTVAWLIVLNFLPIVGFILYVLIGRNVRKRKLFRHKFISNADVLKKLETRPRPLLKESDFWMYPHLASKRRLLNLMTNVSQSPFTVHNASRILTNGDETFRQMIADMSEAKDHIHFQFYIIRHDATGQQFKQVLIDKARQGVKVRVIYDGVGSVGLDRAYIAELREAGVEVATFFPVILPFLNNKLNYRNHRKIVVVDGKIGFVGGLNIGDEYLGKDTRFGFWRDSHVQLKGEAVYLLQNIFLKDWFFVTGQNVNNDRYFPPLGEIEEEEIIQIAASGPDSDWELIWQMYFSIIATAQEKIYITSPYFVPDDSITMALKTAALSGLDVRILLPSRPDHHTVFWASRSYFQELLEAGVRFYLYQPGFVHAKILLVDGLVASIGTANMDIRSFQHNFEVNAILYNSNSVAKLEADFFDDLKDSKELTLADYQRRPWHHRVLESIARLLSPLL; this comes from the coding sequence ATGATATGGAACTTTTCTAGCCCGGTTCTTGAGCTAGCAACTGCCTCTGGCCACCCGGCTACTTCTTTCTGGGGAATCATTGAGCCGTATTTTACCTTTCTTTTTTCCCTGTCCGTGTTTTTGATTGCCTTTCTCATTGTGCTGGAGAACCGCAATCCATCACGTACAGTCGCCTGGCTCATTGTCTTGAATTTCCTCCCTATTGTTGGCTTTATTTTATATGTCTTGATCGGGCGCAATGTACGTAAGCGAAAACTATTTCGTCATAAATTTATTAGCAACGCGGACGTCTTAAAAAAGCTTGAGACTCGTCCACGCCCTCTGCTAAAAGAAAGCGATTTCTGGATGTATCCGCACCTGGCCTCCAAGCGCCGTTTGCTGAATTTGATGACGAATGTATCCCAGTCACCTTTTACCGTTCACAATGCCTCCCGTATTCTGACGAACGGGGATGAGACATTCCGACAGATGATTGCCGACATGTCTGAGGCGAAGGATCACATTCATTTCCAATTCTACATCATTCGTCATGATGCTACTGGTCAGCAATTCAAGCAGGTATTGATCGATAAAGCACGACAAGGTGTAAAGGTACGGGTTATTTATGATGGGGTCGGAAGTGTGGGGCTTGATCGAGCCTATATTGCTGAACTGCGGGAGGCAGGGGTGGAGGTTGCAACCTTTTTCCCGGTAATTCTTCCGTTTTTAAATAATAAGCTCAACTACCGCAATCACCGCAAAATTGTCGTCGTAGACGGTAAAATTGGCTTTGTCGGCGGGCTAAACATCGGGGATGAATATTTGGGTAAGGACACACGTTTTGGCTTCTGGCGAGACTCCCATGTCCAACTTAAGGGGGAAGCGGTATATCTTCTTCAGAATATCTTTTTGAAAGACTGGTTTTTCGTAACCGGCCAAAATGTGAATAATGACCGCTATTTCCCACCGCTTGGCGAGATCGAAGAAGAGGAGATCATCCAGATCGCTGCAAGCGGTCCAGATTCAGACTGGGAGCTGATCTGGCAGATGTATTTTTCGATCATCGCTACTGCTCAGGAGAAAATCTATATTACTTCTCCGTACTTCGTGCCTGACGATTCCATTACAATGGCGCTTAAAACAGCGGCGTTAAGCGGCCTTGATGTACGGATTCTGCTCCCGAGCCGCCCTGACCATCATACGGTTTTCTGGGCGTCTCGCTCGTATTTTCAGGAACTTCTTGAAGCAGGGGTGCGCTTTTATCTGTATCAACCTGGATTTGTCCACGCCAAAATTTTACTGGTTGACGGGCTGGTTGCATCGATTGGCACAGCTAACATGGACATTCGCAGCTTTCAGCATAATTTTGAAGTGAATGCTATTTTATATAACAGCAATTCTGTTGCCAAGCTAGAAGCCGACTTCTTCGACGATCTCAAAGATAGCAAAGAGTTGACCTTAGCCGACTATCAAAGACGACCATGGCATCATCGAGTACTTGAGTCCATCGCTCGTCTGCTCTCCCCTCTGCTATAA
- the cobD gene encoding threonine-phosphate decarboxylase CobD → MAHIETFGHGGDLRTAAAVFGVPEDQLLDFSANINPLGPPADLMKKLVRDMGRLVHYPDPAHRGLIKALAKKYGVSERMLAVGNGAAECMALVLLALAPRTVGVIYPSFVEYTQLARQFGARVISCTGRAEDGFLPTLPELHTLIKQVDLIFVGHPNNPTGLMYDVQILRKLAAWADEFSTYVVIDEAFLDFLPENEQPTLMKELGRYPRVILIRSMTKFYAIPGLRLGFAVADPALIRKMKGKQVPWSVNALALAAGEVCCEQNEYEEATRLLVDTERAYLIQRIREWFGWRVWSGKANFLLIRLHKEMTADMMQLALGKRGIMIRSCAMYPGLTPHDIRIAVRLREENDRLLEAFGAVLIEGGQL, encoded by the coding sequence ATGGCGCATATTGAAACATTCGGACATGGCGGTGATCTACGAACTGCGGCGGCTGTATTTGGCGTGCCGGAAGATCAGCTGCTTGACTTTAGCGCGAATATTAATCCATTAGGACCGCCCGCTGATTTGATGAAAAAACTTGTCAGAGATATGGGGCGCCTCGTGCATTATCCGGATCCGGCACATCGTGGATTAATCAAAGCACTGGCGAAAAAATATGGGGTGAGCGAGCGCATGCTGGCGGTGGGCAATGGTGCAGCCGAGTGTATGGCGCTTGTCCTGCTGGCACTTGCGCCGCGAACTGTCGGGGTGATTTATCCTTCATTTGTCGAATACACACAGCTTGCCCGCCAGTTTGGAGCACGTGTCATAAGCTGTACGGGCAGGGCGGAAGATGGATTTTTGCCGACGCTTCCTGAGTTGCACACGTTGATTAAGCAGGTTGATCTAATCTTTGTTGGACATCCGAACAATCCAACCGGCTTAATGTATGATGTTCAGATTTTACGCAAGCTGGCTGCCTGGGCAGATGAATTCAGCACGTATGTAGTGATTGATGAGGCGTTTCTTGATTTTTTGCCGGAAAACGAGCAGCCGACTCTTATGAAAGAACTGGGGCGATATCCGCGCGTTATACTCATCCGGTCGATGACCAAATTTTATGCGATTCCGGGCTTGCGACTTGGATTTGCAGTAGCTGACCCGGCACTAATTCGCAAGATGAAAGGAAAGCAAGTACCGTGGAGTGTAAATGCGCTTGCACTTGCAGCCGGTGAGGTGTGCTGTGAGCAGAACGAATATGAGGAAGCGACGCGACTGTTAGTTGATACAGAGCGTGCTTACTTGATTCAGCGGATTCGGGAATGGTTCGGCTGGCGCGTCTGGTCGGGCAAAGCCAATTTTCTGCTGATTCGTCTGCATAAAGAAATGACGGCGGATATGATGCAGCTTGCACTTGGCAAACGGGGCATTATGATTCGTAGCTGTGCGATGTATCCAGGGCTGACACCGCATGATATTCGGATTGCGGTGCGTCTGCGCGAAGAAAATGACCGACTGCTAGAAGCATTCGGTGCGGTACTGATTGAGGGAGGACAGCTATGA
- a CDS encoding adenosylcobinamide amidohydrolase yields MSQPFLNHTFYRSSIWPDLTITNTDEHVLIRTVDPMTVFSNALWQGGLTHASHFVNWKVPLDYRCADPVELMRTQIRVWGYPVGRTVGLQTAAKLTHASIQEEAGDKYRLICCVTAGTGNAARAGRERTTFSAYACGTINTFVLIDASMTTSAMINAIITATEAKAAALQDLGITEEAGEIATGTTTDAVVLASSQNKQYGDPHQFAGVATTIGNAIGRLVYQAVYEAVATQKEG; encoded by the coding sequence ATGAGTCAACCGTTTCTAAATCACACGTTTTATCGGTCTTCCATCTGGCCGGATCTTACCATTACGAATACAGATGAACATGTACTGATACGCACAGTAGACCCGATGACTGTGTTTAGCAATGCGCTTTGGCAGGGGGGGCTTACGCATGCGTCCCATTTTGTCAATTGGAAAGTCCCGCTTGATTACCGCTGTGCCGACCCGGTGGAGCTTATGCGTACCCAGATTAGGGTTTGGGGATATCCTGTAGGTCGCACGGTCGGACTGCAAACAGCGGCCAAACTGACCCATGCGTCGATCCAGGAAGAAGCGGGCGATAAATATCGCCTCATTTGCTGTGTGACAGCAGGAACAGGCAATGCAGCAAGGGCTGGGAGGGAACGAACTACCTTCTCAGCGTATGCGTGCGGAACGATTAACACGTTTGTACTCATTGACGCCAGCATGACAACATCTGCCATGATTAATGCCATTATAACGGCGACAGAGGCGAAAGCAGCGGCTCTTCAAGATCTTGGGATTACGGAAGAAGCCGGGGAGATTGCAACGGGTACGACAACGGACGCAGTCGTGCTTGCGTCAAGCCAGAATAAACAATATGGTGATCCGCACCAGTTTGCCGGAGTGGCGACGACGATTGGCAATGCGATTGGCCGGCTTGTGTATCAAGCTGTGTATGAGGCAGTTGCCACACAGAAGGAGGGCTAG
- a CDS encoding helix-turn-helix domain-containing protein: MDMNDLFTLGLDPFEFMIYMFLIQFGSKRDCGIFPSIRKIAAVCNMNKNTVERKIKSLEEKQLIKVHKYQNKNCYEFLPVAQPLVLQES; encoded by the coding sequence ATGGATATGAACGATCTGTTTACGCTTGGGCTTGATCCGTTTGAATTTATGATTTATATGTTCCTCATTCAATTTGGTTCCAAGCGAGATTGTGGAATCTTTCCGTCAATCCGAAAAATTGCAGCTGTGTGCAACATGAATAAGAATACAGTAGAGCGAAAGATAAAAAGCCTCGAGGAAAAACAGCTCATTAAAGTACACAAATATCAGAATAAAAATTGCTATGAGTTTTTACCAGTAGCACAGCCATTAGTATTGCAGGAAAGCTAA